A DNA window from Acomys russatus chromosome 7, mAcoRus1.1, whole genome shotgun sequence contains the following coding sequences:
- the Sec11a gene encoding signal peptidase complex catalytic subunit SEC11A isoform X2 codes for MLSLDFLDDVRRMNKRQLYYQVLNFGMIVSSALMIWKGLMVITGSESPIVVVLSGSMEPAFHRGDLLFLTNRVEDPIRVGEIVVFRIEGREIPIVHRVLKIHEKQDGHIKFLTKGDNNAVDDRGLYKQGQHWLEKKDVVGRARGYQENRSVEDRNYLFLTLEL; via the exons CTGTACTACCAAGTCCTAAATTTTGGAATGATTGTCTCCTCGGCACTAATGATCTGGAAGGGGCTGATGGTGATCACTGGAAGCGAGAGTCCAATTGTAGTGGTGCTCAG TGGCAGCATGGAGCCCGCGTTTCACAGAGGAGATCTCCTTTTCCTCACAAACCGTGTTGAAGATCCTATACGAGTTGGGGAAATCGTTGTTTTCAGGATAGAAGGAAGAGAGATTCCTATAGTGCATCGAGTTCTGAAGATCCATGAAAA GCAAGATGGGCATATCAAGTTTTTAACCAAAGGAGATAATAATGCCGTTGATGACCGAGGCCTCTACAAACAAGGACAGCATTGGCTAGAGAAGAAAGACGTTGTAGGGAGAGCAAGGGG ATATCAGGAGAACAGATCAGTGGAGGACAGGAATT ATTTGTTCCTTACATTGGAATTGTGA
- the Sec11a gene encoding signal peptidase complex catalytic subunit SEC11A isoform X1, whose amino-acid sequence MLSLDFLDDVRRMNKRQLYYQVLNFGMIVSSALMIWKGLMVITGSESPIVVVLSGSMEPAFHRGDLLFLTNRVEDPIRVGEIVVFRIEGREIPIVHRVLKIHEKQDGHIKFLTKGDNNAVDDRGLYKQGQHWLEKKDVVGRARGFVPYIGIVTILMNDYPKFKYAVLFLLGLFVLVHRE is encoded by the exons CTGTACTACCAAGTCCTAAATTTTGGAATGATTGTCTCCTCGGCACTAATGATCTGGAAGGGGCTGATGGTGATCACTGGAAGCGAGAGTCCAATTGTAGTGGTGCTCAG TGGCAGCATGGAGCCCGCGTTTCACAGAGGAGATCTCCTTTTCCTCACAAACCGTGTTGAAGATCCTATACGAGTTGGGGAAATCGTTGTTTTCAGGATAGAAGGAAGAGAGATTCCTATAGTGCATCGAGTTCTGAAGATCCATGAAAA GCAAGATGGGCATATCAAGTTTTTAACCAAAGGAGATAATAATGCCGTTGATGACCGAGGCCTCTACAAACAAGGACAGCATTGGCTAGAGAAGAAAGACGTTGTAGGGAGAGCAAGGGG ATTTGTTCCTTACATTGGAATTGTGACAATCCTCATGAATGACTATCCTAAATTTAAG TACGCTGTACTGTTTCTGCTGGGTTTGTTCGTGCTGGTCCATCGTGAGTAA